Proteins co-encoded in one Octopus sinensis linkage group LG6, ASM634580v1, whole genome shotgun sequence genomic window:
- the LOC115213294 gene encoding trans-L-3-hydroxyproline dehydratase-like produces the protein MTEPMNKKQISENQTIDSNTKITTTEMHTAGEPLRIIETGFPPVEGENILDKMKYAKRHLDAYRKFLMYEPRGHFDMYGAILVKPNVPSADIGVLFMHNEGFSTMCGHAVIALGRYAVDKGYVKTITCPETQVNIQCPCGLVKTYVSYNNGRSAAVRFHSVPAFIHSRDIQVDVPKFGTITLDVSYGGAFYAILPASHLGLDLHKSKFRELVSAATCITETVKQEEIIHPESPALSFLYGTILTDDMIPEKNGEIKTANICVFADGEVDRSPTGSGVTARIALMLGKGQIKMNEKVSFISSTTQGEFTGCPIEAVNIGDQAAVCVEVAGEAFYCGQSTFIYEKGDALGKGFLLH, from the exons atgacagaaCCGATGAATAAGAAGCAAATTTCTGAAAATCAAACTATAGATAGTAACACCAAAATTACAACTACTGAAATGCACACTGCAGGGGAACCCCTAAGGATTATAGAAACTGGTTTTCCACCAGTGGAAGGGGAAAACATtttagataaaatgaaatatgctAAACGGCATCTTGACGCTTACCGAAAGTTTTTAATGTATGAACCTCGAGGACATTTTGATATGTACGGTGCCATTTTGGTCAAACCTAACGTTCCCTCGGCCGATATTGGAGTTTTGTTTATGCACAATGAAGGTTTCAGTACAATGTGTGGACATGCGGTGATTGCATTAGGAAG aTATGCTGTTGATAAAGGTTATGTGAAAACAATAACTTGTCCAGAAACTCAAGTTAATATCCAGTGTCCATGTGGTTTAGTAAAAACCTATGTTTCCTACAATAATGGTCGGTCTGCAGCTGTTCGATTCCACAGTGTTCCAGCTTTTATACATTCTAGAG ATATCCAGGTAGATGTGCCTAAATTTGGAACCATTACTTTGGATGTCAGCTATGGTGGAGCATTTTATGCAATACTACCTGCTAGTCATCTTGGATTAGATCTACACAAATCAAAGTTTCGTGAACTTGTATCAGCAGCTACCTGTATAACTG AGACTGTGAAACAAGAAGAAATAATTCATCCTGAAAGTCCAGCTCTCAGTTTTCTCTACGGAACCATTCTTACAGATGATATGATACCagagaaaaatggagaaataaagaCAGCAAACATCTGTGTTTTTGCTGATGGAGAG GTGGATCGCTCACCCACAGGTTCAGGTGTTACAGCTCGCATTGCTTTGATGCTTGGCAAAGGCcagataaaaatgaatgaaaaagtttCTTTTATAAGTTCAACAACACAAGGAGAATTTACAGGATGTCCTATTGAGGCAGTTAATATTGGAGATCAGGCAGCAGTTTGTGTTGAAGTAGCTGGAGAAGCATTCTACTGTGGACAAAGCACTTTCATTTATGAAAAGGGAGATGCATTGGGAAAAGGGTTTCtacttcattaa
- the LOC115213078 gene encoding pre-mRNA-processing factor 19 translates to MALCCALSNETPEHPCISPVSGHIFERRLLEKYIQENGTDPMNGEKLTTDVLVDIKASPLIKPRPPSATSIPAILKSLQDEWDAVMLHSFTLRQQLQTARQELSHALYQHDAACRVIARLTKEVTAAREALATLKPQAGIVAGPAGYAAPTPQPAYAAEAGPEAAQQPTEEAGMTEEVLQKLQDKATLLTAERKKRGKTVPEGLASSEDIRGYRQLASHTGLHSASVPGIVSLDICLRDTSKIVTGGNDKNAVVFNKDTEQVMAILKGHTKKVTSVIYHPEEDLVFTASPDSSIRVWGIQTAQCGQVIRAHEAPVTGLSLHATGDYLLSSSTDTYWAFSDIRTGKVLTKVTDTSAPHPLTCAQFHPDGLIFGTGTEDYMIKIWDLKEQINVANFPGHMGPITSIAFSENGYYLATAAEDAVVKLWDLRKLKNFKTIQLDDKYEVRSLCFDQSGSYLAVAGTDVRVYLCKQWQDLAVFNDHTASATGVRFGHNATFVASASMDRSVKFFGMN, encoded by the exons ATGGCGCTTTGCTGTGCAC TTAGCAATGAAACCCCTGAGCATCCTTGCATTTCACCAGTATCAGGTCATATCTTTGAGCGTAGACTTTTGGAAAAGTACATTCAAGAAAATGGAACTGATCCAATGAATGGGGAAAAGCTGACAACTGATGTTCTTGTTGATATTAAAG CTTCACCTCTAATTAAACCTCGACCACCTTCAGCTACAAGTATTCCAGCCATCCTAAAATCTTTGCAAGATGAATGG gATGCTGTCATGTTACACAGTTTCACTCTACGACAACAATTACAGACAGCTAGACAAG aATTATCTCATGCTTTGTATCAGCATGATGCTGCCTGTCGTGTAATAGCTCGTCTCACAAAGGAAGTAACTGCTGCAAGAGAAG cttTGGCTACTCTCAAACCCCAAGCAGGTATTGTTGCTGGGCCTGCTGGTTATGctgcaccaacaccacaacct gCTTATGCAGCAGAAGCCGGACCTGAAGCTGCTCAGCAGCCAACAGAGGAAGCTGGCATGACAGAAGAAGTCCTTCAGAAG CTCCAAGACAAAGCCACTTTGTTAACAGCTGAACGAAAGAAg aGAGGTAAAACTGTTCCTGAAGGTTTGGCGAGCTCAGAAGATATTCGTGGCTACAGACAATTGGCTTCACACACT GGTCTTCATAGTGCTAGTGTTCCTGGTATTGTATCATTGGACATTTGTTTGCGAGATACATCGAAGATTGTTACAG GTGGGAATGACAAGAATGCTGTTGTTTTCAACAAAGATACAGAACAAGTTATGGCAATTCTTAAGGGACATACAAAGAAAGTCACCAGTGTCATCTACCATCCAGAAGAA GATCTGGTGTTTACAGCATCTCCTGATAGCAGCATCCGTGTTTGGGGCATTCAGACTGCTCAGTGTGGTCAAGTGATTCGTGCTCATGAAGCTCCTGTTACTGGTCTGAGTCTTCATGCTACTGGAGATTACTTACTCAGTAGTTCCACCGATACA TATTGGGCTTTCTCAGATATTCGAACTGGTAAAGTGTTAACTAAAGTCACCGATACATCTGCTCCACACC CTCTGACTTGTGCACAATTCCATCCTGATGGTCTTATTTTTGGAACTGGAACTGAGGATTATATGATTAAAATCTGGGATTTGAAAGAACAAATCAACGTAGCTAACTTCCCTGGGCATATGGGCCCAATTACCAGTATTGCATTTTCTGAAAATG GTTACTaccttgctactgctgctgaagATGCTGTTGTAAAACTGTGGGATTTGCGTAAATTGAAAAACTTCAAGACTATCCAACTTGACGATAAATATGAAGTACGCAGTCTTTGTTTTGATCAGAGTGGATCGTATCTTGCTGTGGCAGGTACTGATGTTAG